In one Rhea pennata isolate bPtePen1 chromosome 17, bPtePen1.pri, whole genome shotgun sequence genomic region, the following are encoded:
- the DDX51 gene encoding ATP-dependent RNA helicase DDX51 isoform X3 produces MALFCINRYAGEEESEREDRSRVLLERLREQARARQLKKQQQQEALLPPEGLKQEGRENKLGENVRARDSGFNSENESRGAKRKRKGESEEDSCAEGQKLKRHQSCSPSGERVDTGEAAGGCTPSKKKRKKNRKKANVSQERTEADSQEVTVQPKNRNNLRNKLDKRKKKDEETEGVETRRKENSEKAEENQSRKEELSIAAFEEETNLPPSSLVVLGDYDRKPVQKVQPFLPQWLAQPKLVQKRIKENLVPIRDVPGIHPKLLKKLQKNGIESFFPVQAEVIPAILQSASNGYLMGQGGYRPKDICVSAPTGSGKTLSFVIPIVQALLDRVVCQVRALVVLPTKELAQQVSKVFNIYTDGTGLKVVSITGQKSFAKEQEMLVQKKVTGYCSLADIIVATPGRLADHISQTPGFSLTQLRFLIIDEADRMIDDMHQNWLNQVVKAAFQAEDGSGSNMLFQRTKPGPITAANSCHPQIPLQKLLFSATLTQDPEKLQQLGLFQPRLFTSVYSEKKLLRDGAQTEQDTVEKYTLPEELSQCYVPCDLNSKPLLLLHFMLKMKFTRVLCFTNSKEASHRLFLLIQAFGGVTVAEFSSRLPPNERHRTMKEFEQGKIQLLISTDATARGIDIKGVNCVINYDTPQFIRTYIHRVGRTARAGKAGLAFNMVLRIQDERAQRRA; encoded by the exons atGGCGCTGTTCTGCATCAACAG ATACGCCGGTGAGGAAGAGAGCGAGAGGGAGGATCGGTCCCGGGTGCTGCTGGAGCGGCTGCGAGAGCAGGCGAGAGCCCGGCAGCTGaagaagcaacagcagcaggaagcGCTTCTGCCTCCCGAAGGGTTaaagcaggaaggaagagaaaataaactcGGTGAAAATGTCAGAGCGAGGGACTCGGGGTTCAATTCTGAGAATGAATCTAGgggagcaaaaagaaagaggaaaggggagagtGAAGAGGATTCCTGTGCCGAAGGACAAAAGCTAAAGAGACACCAGAGTTGCAGCCCTTCTGGAGAAAGGGTGGATactggggaggcagcaggtgGCTGTACTCCATcgaagaagaagagaaaaaagaatagaaaaaaagcaaacgtGTCGCAAGAGAGGACTGAAGCGG ATTCTCAAGAAGTCACTGTGCAgccaaagaacagaaataaccTTAGAAATAAATtggataaaagaaagaagaaggatgAGGAGACTGAAGGAGttgaaacaaggagaaaagagaacagtgaaaaagctgaagaaaatcaaagcagaaaggaggagCTGTCCATAGCAGCCTTCGAGGAAGAGACAAATCTACCACCATCTAGTTTGGTAGTTCTTGGAGACTATGACAGAAAGCCAGTGCAGAAG GTTCAGCCCTTCTTACCACAGTGGCTTGCTCAACCCAAACTTGTGCAAAAACGTATCAAAGAAAATCTAGTTCCAATCAGAGATGTCCCAGGAATTCATCCCAAGCTGTTGAAGAAGCTACAAAAGAATGGAATAGagtctttttttccag TTCAGGCAGAGGTGATCCCTGCTATTCTACAGAGTGCATCCAATGGGTATTTGATGGGGCAGGGAGGATACCGCCCCAAAGACATTTGCGTGTCAGCACCTACTGGCAGTGGTAAAACCCTGTCTTTTGTCATACCTATAGTACAG GCTCTGCTAGATCGAGTAGTTTGCCAAGTACGAGCTCTGGTTGTTCTGCCCACAAAAGAATTGGCACAACAG GTGAGTAAAGTATTCAACATTTACACTGACGGTACAGGTCTGAAGGTCGTTTCGATTACTGGCCAGAAATCTTTTGCAAAGGAGCAGGAAATGCTTGTCCAGAAAAA AGTAACAGGCTACTGCAGCCTGGCTGATATTATTGTGGCTACACCTGGGCGCCTTGCAGATCACATTAGCCAGACCCCAGGGTTCAGCCTGACACAGCTTCGCTTCCTG ATCATAGATGAAGCTGACCGTATGATTGATGACATGCACCAGAACTGGCTGAACCAAGTTGTCAAAGCTGCATTCCAAGCAGAAGATGGTTCTGGCTCCAATATGCTTTTTCAGAGGACCAAGCCAGGGCCTATAACAGCAGCCAA CTCCTGCCATCCACAGATACCCTTACAGAAGCTGCTATTTTCAGCCACACTAACCCAGGACCCAGAGAAATTGCAGCAGCTGGGCTTATTCCAGCCTCGCCTCTTCACATCTGTCTATTCTGAGAAAAAATTGCTCAGAGATGGAGCACAGACTGAACAGGATACCGTTGAGAAATACACACTCCCTGAGGAGCTGTCG CAATGTTATGTGCCTTGTGACCTGAATTCCAAGCCTCTGCTCCTTTTGCACTTcatgctgaaaatgaaatttaccCGGGTGTTGTGTTTTACCAACTCCAAGGAGGCTTCTCATAG ATTGTTCCTGCTGATTCAAGCCTTTGGTGGAGTCACTGTGGCTGAATTTTCTTCCCGGTTGCCTCCAAATGAGAGACATAGAACCATGAAGGAATTTgaacaaggaaaaatacaacT GTTAATCAGCACAGATGCCACTGCTCGAGGAATCGACATCAAAGGAGTAAATTGTGTGATAAACTATGATACGCCTCAGTTCATCAGGACATATATTCACCG